A genomic window from Vigna radiata var. radiata cultivar VC1973A chromosome 2, Vradiata_ver6, whole genome shotgun sequence includes:
- the LOC106753117 gene encoding putative cysteine-rich receptor-like protein kinase 12 produces MAPEYTISRLFSIKYDVYSYKVLLLEIAWRMWKEDSPMILVDASLGDSFNISEALRCIHVGLLCVQLHPDNRPNMASVIFMLSGENILREPKEPGFLVARMKNVGECSTSNAISTCTNELTITLPHAR; encoded by the exons ATGGCACCAGAATACACTATTAGTCGGCTGTTCTCTATCAAATATGATGTATACAGCTATAAAGTACTACTACTAGAGATA GCTTGGAGAATGTGGAAAGAGGACTCTCCTATGATATTAGTAGATGCTTCTTTGGGTGACTCCTTTAACATATCTGAAGCATTACGCTGCATTCATGTTGGTCTACTATGTGTGCAGCTACATCCAGATAACAGGCCAAATATGGCATCTGTGATTTTTATGTTGAGTGGTGAAAATATTTTGCGAGAACCTAAGGAACCTGGTTTTCTTGTTGCAAGGATGAAAAATGTTGGCGAATGTTCAACTAGCAATGCAATTAGTACTTGCACTAATGAATTAACTATAACCCTGCCACATGCTAGGTAG